From one Cyanobacterium stanieri PCC 7202 genomic stretch:
- a CDS encoding MscS Mechanosensitive ion channel (PFAM: Mechanosensitive ion channel~COGs: COG0668 Small-conductance mechanosensitive channel~InterPro IPR006685~KEGG: ana:alr7628 hypothetical protein~PFAM: MscS Mechanosensitive ion channel~SPTR: Transporter, MscS family;~manually curated) — protein MRDTIDNLPSLIGSLIVIFVTWLVAVGVKNVALLWAEKTEGDRSTDILISRLCYGGVWVVGSVISLGILGLDFGLLLGTLGLTSVAIGFSLKDVLGNYISGVILLAARPFRINDQVVISDYEGTITQIQLRAITLQTYDGRLVYIPNQQVFQSSIVNITASPFRRSSIVFGVDDSSNLDLVKEVVREAIMGIEGVESEREVIILVQELIPSTVHLEVLFWVNSRRQSFIKVTSDVCQGIKEALEKANIETPTNSYVITLDNPS, from the coding sequence ATTCGGGATACTATTGATAATCTACCTTCTTTGATTGGATCTTTAATTGTTATTTTTGTTACTTGGTTGGTGGCTGTGGGGGTTAAAAATGTTGCTCTTTTGTGGGCTGAAAAGACTGAGGGCGATCGCAGTACAGACATATTAATAAGTCGCTTGTGTTATGGAGGAGTATGGGTAGTCGGTAGTGTAATCAGTTTGGGAATTTTAGGTTTAGATTTTGGATTATTATTAGGTACTTTGGGCTTAACCAGTGTGGCAATTGGTTTTAGTCTTAAGGATGTGTTGGGTAACTATATCTCTGGGGTTATTTTATTGGCAGCGCGTCCATTTCGTATTAATGATCAAGTAGTTATTAGTGATTATGAAGGTACAATTACCCAAATTCAATTGAGGGCGATTACTTTACAAACCTATGATGGGAGATTAGTTTATATTCCTAATCAACAAGTTTTTCAAAGTAGCATCGTTAATATTACTGCTTCTCCTTTTCGCCGTAGCAGTATCGTTTTTGGGGTTGATGATAGTTCAAATTTAGATTTAGTGAAAGAAGTTGTCCGAGAGGCGATAATGGGTATCGAAGGTGTAGAGTCAGAGCGTGAAGTCATCATTTTGGTACAGGAGTTGATTCCTAGCACAGTTCATTTAGAGGTTCTTTTTTGGGTTAATTCCCGTCGTCAATCTTTTATCAAGGTAACATCCGACGTTTGCCAAGGAATTAAGGAGGCCTTGGAAAAGGCAAACATTGAAACCCCCACTAATAGTTATGTCATTACTCTGGATAATCCTTCTTAG
- a CDS encoding transposase IS891/IS1136/IS1341 family (PFAM: Helix-turn-helix domain; Putative transposase DNA-binding domain; Probable transposase~COGs: COG0675 Transposase and inactivated derivatives~InterPro IPR001959:IPR010095~KEGG: mar:MAE_44590 transposase~PFAM: transposase IS891/IS1136/IS1341 family; transposase IS605 OrfB~SPTR: Transposase), protein MITLTYQFRLKLNRQQTQEVEHILSVCKSVYNYALAERKHWYNSRKSLVDRCSLFAEYIIPANAPYPSYNNQAKNLTIAKKTNPDLKSVNAQVLQQTLKTLDKAFSDMKSKGYGFPRFKKQMKSFVFPAMLKNCLAEGRIKLPQLGWLRIKQSRDYPTGFEPKQARIVKKASGYYLMIAFQSKESCYDAPVGKTSLGIDAGIESFIATDRGELIKAPKFLLKAQSKLKLLQRLLKHKIKGSNNWLKLQNKIAKIHEKVTNTRRDWHFKLANYLCDLTDNIFVEDINFVSWSRGIVRKQSLDSGIGQFINEILPYICWKRSKFYLKVDKNGTSQECSNCGNHTGKKHLTQRIHSCQFCGYTAPRDVVSAEVIRNRGLIAVGHTVSQNAYGDVLTGFSQSNLTKLVKCL, encoded by the coding sequence GTGATTACCTTAACTTACCAGTTCAGGCTAAAACTAAATAGACAACAAACTCAAGAAGTGGAGCACATTTTGAGTGTCTGTAAGTCGGTTTATAATTACGCTTTAGCTGAACGTAAGCACTGGTATAACAGCCGTAAATCACTGGTTGATCGTTGTTCATTATTTGCTGAGTATATAATCCCCGCTAACGCACCATATCCTAGTTATAACAACCAAGCAAAAAACTTAACCATTGCCAAGAAAACTAACCCAGATTTAAAATCTGTTAATGCTCAAGTATTACAACAAACTCTGAAAACTTTAGATAAAGCATTCTCCGATATGAAGTCTAAGGGTTATGGCTTTCCTAGATTTAAAAAGCAAATGAAAAGTTTTGTTTTCCCTGCCATGCTAAAAAATTGTTTAGCTGAAGGTAGGATTAAGTTACCACAATTAGGCTGGTTAAGAATTAAACAGTCAAGAGATTATCCTACCGGATTTGAGCCTAAACAAGCTCGTATTGTGAAAAAAGCATCAGGGTATTATCTGATGATTGCTTTTCAATCTAAAGAATCTTGCTATGATGCACCTGTGGGAAAAACAAGTTTAGGAATTGATGCAGGGATAGAATCATTTATTGCTACAGATAGAGGAGAGTTAATCAAAGCCCCTAAGTTTTTGTTAAAAGCACAGAGTAAGCTGAAATTGCTACAAAGACTCTTGAAACATAAGATTAAAGGCTCTAATAATTGGTTAAAACTCCAAAACAAGATAGCAAAAATCCACGAAAAAGTTACTAACACACGCCGTGATTGGCATTTTAAGTTAGCTAATTACCTCTGCGATTTGACTGACAACATTTTTGTGGAGGATATAAATTTTGTTTCTTGGAGTCGAGGGATTGTGAGAAAGCAATCTTTAGACTCGGGTATAGGGCAGTTTATTAATGAAATATTGCCTTATATCTGCTGGAAAAGAAGTAAGTTTTATCTCAAGGTTGACAAAAACGGAACATCTCAAGAATGTAGTAACTGTGGTAATCATACGGGCAAAAAGCATTTGACTCAGAGAATACATAGTTGCCAGTTTTGTGGTTATACCGCACCAAGAGATGTGGTTAGTGCAGAGGTAATTAGAAATAGAGGATTAATTGCGGTAGGACATACCGTGAGTCAAAATGCTTACGGAGACGTACTGACGGGGTTTAGCCAAAGTAATTTGACTAAGCTAGTTAAGTGTCTGTGA
- a CDS encoding beta-lactamase domain protein (COGs: COG0491 Zn-dependent hydrolase including glyoxylase~KEGG: cyc:PCC7424_3174 beta-lactamase domain protein~SPTR: Beta-lactamase domain protein): protein MASLTERREQNVAGNFYVDSSCIDCDTCRWMARSTFSKMGEKSAVYDQPSNLEEEIKALQALLSCPTNSIGTINPPEKIKQVQDTFPIPIDDNVYHCGYHSHKSFAATSYFIQREEGNILVDSPRFNPALVKKLEEMGGVRYMYLTHRDDIADHQKFQEHFKCDRILHRDEISDQTKNIEIPLDINQPLQFAPDIIIIPVPGHTKGHTVMLYKNKFFFTGDHLAWSDQLNTIIAFKNHCWYSWEKLVQSTEKLTNYSFSWILPGHGRRHQAPPEIMQQELRNCIRWMQTTI, encoded by the coding sequence ATGGCATCATTAACCGAAAGACGAGAGCAAAATGTTGCGGGTAATTTTTATGTAGATAGTAGCTGTATTGATTGTGATACTTGTCGTTGGATGGCAAGATCCACCTTTTCAAAAATGGGGGAAAAATCGGCAGTATATGATCAACCTTCTAATTTAGAGGAGGAGATCAAAGCATTACAAGCGTTGTTATCATGCCCTACTAATTCTATTGGTACTATCAATCCCCCTGAAAAGATTAAACAGGTGCAGGATACTTTTCCTATCCCTATCGATGATAATGTCTATCATTGTGGCTATCATTCCCATAAATCTTTTGCGGCAACCTCTTATTTTATACAACGAGAAGAGGGTAATATTTTAGTTGACTCTCCTCGTTTTAACCCTGCGTTGGTGAAAAAACTGGAGGAAATGGGGGGAGTTAGATATATGTATCTTACCCATCGGGATGATATTGCCGATCATCAAAAATTTCAGGAACATTTTAAGTGCGATCGCATCTTACACCGTGACGAAATCAGCGATCAAACCAAAAATATCGAAATCCCCCTAGACATCAACCAACCATTACAATTTGCCCCAGATATTATTATCATTCCTGTACCCGGTCACACCAAAGGGCATACCGTAATGTTATACAAAAACAAATTTTTCTTTACAGGAGATCATCTAGCATGGTCAGATCAACTAAATACAATCATAGCCTTTAAAAATCATTGCTGGTACTCTTGGGAAAAATTAGTACAATCCACCGAAAAATTAACCAATTACTCCTTTTCATGGATATTACCGGGTCATGGTAGAAGACATCAAGCCCCCCCCGAAATCATGCAACAAGAACTAAGAAACTGTATCCGTTGGATGCAAACCACCATCTAA
- a CDS encoding glucosyl-glycerol phosphate synthase (PFAM: Glycosyltransferase family 20~TIGRFAM: glucosylglycerol-phosphate synthase~COGs: COG0380 Trehalose-6-phosphate synthase~InterPro IPR001830:IPR012764~KEGG: amr:AM1_1685 glucosylglycerol-phosphate synthase~PFAM: glycosyl transferase family 20~PRIAM: Glucosylglycerol-phosphate synthase~SPTR: Glucosylglycerol-phosphate synthase;~TIGRFAM: glucosylglycerol-phosphate synthase), translating into MKSSLVILYHRQPYDEVIENGKTFYRDKKSPNGIVPTLRSFFNSVDKGTWIAWRQVSKKEQANFQERVQVEQENSNYSVLRIPLSADQVKEFYHITSKEAFWPILHSFPYHFTSESSEWENFKEINRLFAEAACKEAADDALIWVHDYNLWLAPKYIREMKPNARIAFFHHTPFPSVDVFNILPWREEIVSSLLCCDVVGFHIPRYSENFVNVTRSLLPVEVLERQPVQGHFTTSGTALAEPEMVTKLGYKGQEVTIDAFPVGTNPDYIASVLATPEAQKKYEEIKAELHGRKLIIAAGRIDYVKGNQEMLEAFGRLLERRPELHGKVNFLVSCVSAAAGMRVYKTTQNKIEQLVGQINGKFARLDWTPIILFTQPIPFGDLLAYYKAADICWTTPLRDGLNLVAKEYVSAHKDESGVLILSEFVGAAVELPQALLTNPYSVTRMDMAIDRALEMPEDEQKERIEAMYKTVSTYDVKYWGDRLLKVFGNIPTK; encoded by the coding sequence ATGAAATCATCCCTCGTAATTCTCTATCATCGTCAACCCTATGACGAAGTAATCGAAAACGGAAAAACTTTTTATCGTGATAAAAAAAGCCCTAATGGCATCGTTCCCACCCTAAGAAGTTTCTTTAACAGTGTTGATAAAGGAACTTGGATTGCATGGCGACAAGTATCCAAAAAAGAACAGGCTAACTTTCAGGAAAGGGTACAAGTAGAACAGGAAAACTCTAACTATAGTGTATTGAGGATTCCCCTTTCTGCTGATCAAGTCAAAGAGTTTTATCATATTACCTCCAAGGAGGCATTTTGGCCCATTCTCCACTCCTTCCCTTATCATTTCACTTCTGAATCTTCTGAATGGGAAAACTTTAAGGAAATCAACCGCTTATTTGCTGAGGCGGCTTGTAAAGAAGCGGCTGACGATGCCTTAATTTGGGTACATGATTATAATCTATGGTTGGCACCTAAATATATTAGGGAAATGAAGCCTAATGCTAGAATTGCTTTCTTCCACCATACTCCTTTCCCTTCGGTGGATGTATTTAATATTCTGCCTTGGCGTGAAGAGATTGTTTCTAGTTTATTATGTTGTGACGTGGTTGGTTTCCATATCCCCCGTTATTCAGAAAACTTTGTCAATGTAACCCGCAGTTTATTACCTGTGGAAGTATTGGAAAGACAACCTGTACAAGGACATTTTACGACTTCTGGAACCGCTTTAGCCGAGCCAGAAATGGTAACTAAGTTAGGTTATAAGGGGCAAGAGGTAACTATCGATGCTTTCCCTGTGGGTACTAATCCTGATTATATTGCTTCTGTGTTAGCAACTCCCGAAGCCCAGAAAAAATATGAGGAAATTAAGGCTGAGTTACACGGACGTAAGTTGATTATTGCCGCAGGTAGAATTGATTATGTGAAGGGTAATCAGGAGATGTTGGAGGCTTTTGGTCGTTTGTTGGAACGTCGTCCTGAGTTACATGGTAAGGTTAATTTCCTTGTTAGTTGTGTGTCGGCGGCGGCTGGTATGAGGGTATATAAGACTACTCAAAATAAAATTGAGCAGTTGGTAGGACAGATTAATGGTAAGTTTGCCCGTTTAGATTGGACTCCGATTATTTTGTTTACCCAGCCCATTCCCTTTGGTGATTTGTTGGCTTATTATAAGGCGGCGGATATTTGTTGGACTACTCCCCTGCGGGATGGTTTAAATTTGGTGGCGAAGGAATATGTTTCGGCACATAAGGATGAGAGTGGTGTCTTAATTCTTTCTGAGTTTGTAGGGGCGGCAGTGGAATTACCTCAAGCTCTGTTGACTAATCCTTATTCGGTTACTCGTATGGATATGGCTATTGATCGGGCTTTGGAAATGCCAGAAGATGAGCAAAAAGAGCGTATAGAAGCTATGTATAAAACTGTGTCTACCTATGATGTCAAGTATTGGGGCGATCGCCTCTTAAAGGTATTTGGCAACATTCCGACAAAATAA
- a CDS encoding periplasmic binding protein (PFAM: Periplasmic binding protein~COGs: COG0614 ABC-type Fe3+-hydroxamate transport system periplasmic component~InterPro IPR002491~KEGG: ava:Ava_1764 periplasmic binding protein~PFAM: periplasmic binding protein~SPTR: Periplasmic binding protein), which yields MQELILDYVFKVGWALPTIKYQSIINILTMKNKIIKSLLLSLSIITLTACNNPENLALQENQPESINSELQELNQPQRIVALTSLTADIIYQLNPDKLIAIPGSSLTRNDPRFADYPTVSEGNAPPNLEKIVSLKPDLVIGAEGFSDQTLARLEEVGIKTMSTSVGSWESLTELTQNLASIMGENPQTLLDNYQRWIPAQANPDISMLVLVSRQPILAPNKNSWAGDLLTQFQFKNVLADLQGSSQFGGYVTLSPEKILETDPEIIILVDPGQQGIEEQMKAESFWGNLRAVKEDNVHVFDYFGLVNPGSTVKVEETVNQLSALMEK from the coding sequence ATGCAGGAATTAATTTTAGACTACGTTTTTAAGGTAGGGTGGGCATTGCCCACCATCAAATATCAGTCAATAATAAATATTTTAACCATGAAAAATAAAATCATAAAATCACTTTTATTATCTCTTTCTATCATCACTCTTACTGCTTGTAATAATCCCGAAAATCTGGCATTACAAGAAAACCAACCAGAAAGCATTAATAGCGAATTACAAGAATTAAATCAACCCCAGAGAATTGTTGCCCTAACTTCCCTTACCGCAGATATTATTTATCAATTAAACCCTGATAAATTAATAGCAATTCCGGGCAGTAGCCTCACCAGAAATGATCCTCGGTTTGCTGATTATCCTACTGTCAGTGAAGGAAATGCCCCCCCAAATTTAGAAAAAATTGTTTCCCTTAAGCCTGATTTAGTCATCGGTGCGGAGGGTTTTAGTGACCAAACCTTGGCAAGATTAGAGGAAGTTGGTATTAAAACCATGTCCACCAGTGTGGGCAGTTGGGAGTCTTTGACCGAATTAACTCAAAATTTGGCGTCTATCATGGGAGAAAATCCTCAAACTCTCCTTGATAATTATCAAAGGTGGATACCTGCTCAGGCAAATCCTGATATTTCTATGTTAGTTTTGGTCAGTCGTCAACCCATTCTCGCCCCTAATAAAAATAGCTGGGCAGGAGATTTATTAACTCAATTTCAATTTAAGAATGTGTTGGCAGATTTACAGGGTAGCTCTCAATTTGGGGGCTATGTAACTTTATCTCCTGAGAAAATTTTGGAAACTGATCCCGAGATTATCATTTTAGTAGATCCAGGGCAACAGGGTATTGAGGAACAGATGAAAGCAGAGTCTTTTTGGGGAAATTTACGGGCGGTAAAGGAGGATAATGTTCACGTTTTTGATTATTTTGGCTTGGTAAATCCGGGTAGTACGGTTAAGGTGGAGGAGACGGTTAATCAACTGTCAGCTTTAATGGAAAAATAG
- a CDS encoding hypothetical protein (KEGG: amr:AM1_3824 hypothetical protein~SPTR: Putative uncharacterized protein), giving the protein MSKKIHIAISTDNLLESIKDYNKFLSALPIIVVDNQYALWETETVNFSVRVDKNVPSGTLRHLGWQDSTAEKFTEETDVNGITWERFNRQSQLDEIEILKSTDNGGKNP; this is encoded by the coding sequence ATGTCAAAAAAAATTCATATCGCCATTTCAACAGATAACCTCCTTGAAAGCATTAAAGACTATAATAAATTTTTATCTGCTTTACCGATTATAGTTGTTGATAATCAATATGCCCTCTGGGAAACAGAAACCGTCAATTTTTCAGTAAGAGTCGATAAAAATGTTCCTTCTGGTACTCTCAGACACTTAGGATGGCAAGATTCTACCGCCGAAAAATTCACCGAAGAAACCGATGTAAACGGCATTACTTGGGAAAGATTTAACCGACAAAGTCAGTTAGATGAAATTGAGATTCTGAAAAGTACAGATAATGGAGGCAAAAACCCTTAA
- a CDS encoding quinolinate synthetase (PFAM: Quinolinate synthetase A protein~TIGRFAM: quinolinate synthetase complex, A subunit~COGs: COG0379 Quinolinate synthase~InterPro IPR003473~KEGG: cyt:cce_3716 quinolinate synthetase~PFAM: Quinolinate synthetase A~PRIAM: Quinolinate synthase~SPTR: Quinolinate synthetase complex, A subunit;~TIGRFAM: quinolinate synthetase complex, A subunit), with translation MFTATPPRKIENNIPDDLFSAIALLKEELNAVILAHYYQEGDIQDIADYIGDSLGLSQQAANTSADVILFAGVHFMAETAKILNPDKLVLLPDLEAGCSLADSCPPDAFAQFKAQHPDHIVISYINCTAEIKALSDIICTSSNAVSIVNQIPPEQKIIFAPDKNLGRYVSEQTGRDLVLWDGSCIVHETFSEKRIVELKVQNPDAQILAHPECETPVLRHADYIGSTTALLKYSQGSECDKFIIATEPGIIHQMQKQAPHKVFIPAPSTSNCNCNECPYMRLNTLEKVYLALKNKTPEIIIPEPTRSKALKPIQRMLEMSK, from the coding sequence ATGTTTACTGCTACTCCCCCCCGTAAGATTGAAAATAATATTCCCGATGATTTATTCAGTGCGATCGCCCTTTTAAAGGAAGAATTAAACGCTGTAATCCTTGCCCACTACTACCAAGAAGGAGACATTCAAGATATAGCAGACTATATTGGCGACTCCCTCGGTTTATCACAACAGGCCGCCAACACCTCCGCTGATGTAATTCTCTTTGCAGGGGTACACTTCATGGCAGAAACTGCCAAAATTTTAAACCCAGATAAATTAGTCTTACTGCCCGATTTAGAGGCAGGATGTTCCCTCGCCGACAGTTGCCCCCCCGATGCCTTTGCCCAATTTAAAGCCCAACACCCCGATCATATTGTTATCTCCTACATCAACTGTACCGCAGAAATAAAAGCCCTGAGTGATATTATCTGCACCAGTTCCAACGCTGTTTCTATTGTCAATCAAATTCCCCCAGAACAAAAAATTATCTTTGCTCCTGATAAAAATTTAGGTCGTTATGTCAGCGAACAAACAGGACGAGATTTGGTACTTTGGGATGGTAGCTGCATTGTTCATGAAACTTTTTCGGAAAAAAGAATTGTTGAGCTAAAGGTTCAAAACCCCGATGCCCAAATACTAGCCCATCCCGAATGTGAAACCCCCGTATTACGCCATGCTGATTACATTGGTTCAACCACTGCTCTTTTAAAATATTCTCAGGGTAGTGAATGCGATAAATTTATCATCGCCACCGAACCAGGGATTATTCACCAGATGCAAAAACAAGCCCCTCACAAAGTTTTTATTCCCGCCCCCTCCACCAGCAACTGCAACTGCAATGAATGCCCTTATATGAGGCTTAATACCCTCGAAAAAGTATATCTTGCCCTCAAAAATAAAACCCCAGAGATTATTATCCCTGAACCGACCAGAAGTAAAGCATTAAAACCCATTCAAAGAATGTTGGAAATGTCTAAGTAA